In Marispirochaeta sp., the genomic window AGGCTACTTCGGGCGCTACCTGGGAGGCGATCCCCTTGCACACGACTCCTACACCATCGATCCGGAAATTGCGCCGGCGACGCCGCAAACGCTTTTCGATCTGGCCTCTCTCACCAAGGTCCTGGCGACGACCCCCCTGGTACTGCAGCTGGTAGATGAGGGAAGGATCGCCCTCGATTCAGAGCTGGGAGAGGTACTGGAGGGCCTGGCGAGCAGAACCGCACGTCTCACTATCGATGAGCTCTTGACGCACTCCAGCGGACTGCCGGCCCTTCCCGATCTCTGGCAGGGAACCGATCCCGATCTCCCCGACCCCGATAAGCTGCACCGTAAACTCTACGGAATCGAACCGGTAGCGGAGCCCGGAACACAGATCATCTACAGTTGCACCGGATTCATATTTCTTGGAGAACTGGTTCGGAAGCTGCGAAAAATGGATCTGCCCGCGATTTTCGACGAGTTTAGCGGCCGGGAACAAACTGCATCCTTCGCCCTGGGATATCGTCCGCCGCCGGAAAAGCGGAACCTCTGTGCTCCGACGGAGTGGTGCCCCTGGCGGCGACGACGCATAGCGGGTGAGGTACATGATGAGAATGCATACGCCCTGGGAGGCGCGGCGGGTAACGCCGGACTCTTCGGGACCCTCCCGGCGGTGCATGCCCATATCCTGTCTGTCTGGGGCGGCACCCTCGGCATCTCCGACAGAAGAGCCCGGCTGAAGCCCGCAACAGTACGAACGGCAACCGCCCCCAGGAAGACCTTGAGCCTGGGAGCATCGCTGCAGGACCGTCCCGTAGGCAGCCCGGAACGCCGGGGCCTGGGGTTTCAGCTGGCACCGAAACAGTGGCGGCGGACAACCGGCCTCAGTTCCGCCGCTTTCGGTCATACCGGGTTCACCGGGACGAGCTTCTGGGCGGACCCCGCAAGCGGTCTCCTGATAACGTCGTTAACCAGCCGGCTCTATTACGGCAGGGAGCAAAGCAGCGCAGGCCTGCACGCCTACAGAGCAAAGCTTTTTCGATCAGCACTCGAAAAATACAGTTCTCCATGACCAAAGCGGAGCAGGCAGAGGCCCGATATTAAAGACTGATATAAGATAGAGGTAGTTGTGGACAGAAAATCAGAATACATCGCTTTCACTAACGATACGGAAGTACGGCGACTTGCAGCCGATGAGGCTACCCGTTTTTTAAAAGAGGAGACTCAGTTTCAGCTGGGACATCTCCCCACGGAACAGCCCCACCCCTATACCGAGCACTTCAGTACGGTCGTCTCTCAGGATGCGGCGGAAGGAGTAGAGCTGCTCCTTCAGGTTGATGCGGACATCCCGGCGGTGGCCCGGCGGACCCTGTTAAGCCCCGCCTACGCCCATCTGGTGGAGACTATCGGCACCGCGGTAGATGGGGACCGAAAGATCTGCTTCTCCGGTTGCGGCAGTACCGGACGCCTGGCGATGATGCTGGAGGAGATGTGGCGCCAATACTGGGAGGACCGCGCCGGTGCGGCTCCCGGCGAGGCGGCCCGGCGGGGAGCGGCCGCGGATTCCGTTCTGCGAAAAGCCAATCAGGCCGTTAGCATCATGACCGGCGGCGACAGAGCCTTGATCCGTGCGGTGGAAAACTTCGAAGACTTTGCCGGCTGCGGGGAACGCCAGGTCGCCGACCTCGGACTGGAAAGCGGTGATATTCTGATCGCCATAACCGAAGGCGGCGAGACATCTTCGGTTATCGGAACCGCCGAAGAGGGCCTGCGCCGAGGCTGTGAGGTTTTCTTTGTCTTCAATAATCCCGCCGGTATCCTTACCGAGAGCGTTGAGCGCTCCCGGCGTATCATCGCCGACCCACGGGTAACCGTCCTGGACCTGTTTACCGGCTCAATGTCCCTGACCGGTTCAACCCGAATGCAGGCCACTACGATGGAGATGCTCGTCGTCGGAGCGGCCCTCGAGGAAGCCTTCGTCAGAAACGAAGGCAAGGATGTCGATACAGCCTATCGTCTCGCCCAGGCAAACTGCTTCGCCGTCCTCCTCCACGACTTAAAGACGGATACCAACCTCGCCGCAATGGGCCGCCTTGCACAGAGAGAAGCGGATATCTACAGCCGGGGGGGCAGAATTACTTACCTGGCTTCCCGCTTCCTCTTGGATGTATTCAGCGACACCACTGAACGCTCCCCGACCTTTATGTTGCCCCCTTTTCGACCGTCCGACGATACCGCGGCCCCGGACTCCTGGGCCTTCGCCAAAGACCCCGACAGGCCCAGCTCGCAGGCGTGGTTCGATATGCTGCGCCGCAAACCCCGCGGCATCGATTGGACCGGAGAGGATTACCGGAACATGGGTACCTCCGGGAATCTTGAACTCGCGCCCCCCTCCCTTGGTGAGGAGGAGATAGCCCGTTACGTAATCGGCAATGAACCGGATGCGAGCAGGAGCGCCGTCGATCCTTACCTGTTCCTCTCTATTACGGTAGGAGAAGCGGAGACCGCGGCTTCCGACTCGGCCGTACTCCAGATCGGCCCGCAACGCCCGGCGGGGAATGAGGTATACCATATCTCCCTTGAATTCCCCGAGAGCCAGATCCTCCTCTGGCAGCATCTGGCCGTTAAGCTGGTAATGAATACCGTCAGTACCGCCTCAATGGGAATCATGGGCCGGATCCGGGGCAACTGGATGGTTCAGCTCGACCCGACGAACAAAAAACTGATCGACCGGGGAAGCCGTATCATCAGCCACCTGAGCGGAATCGGCTACGATGAGGCCTGCTATGAACTGCACCGGTCGATCCTTGCCCGGGAGCGGTTCATCGCTGGGGGAGGTCAGAGCACAACCTCACCGGTGGTGGACGCTCTGGACCGACTGGGGGTCGAAGGTTAATTGGATGAGCTGTGCGGATGCCGGATCCGTGACGATCGTCTAACTCAGAAAAGAGCAAAGAGATTGCCCGATAGAAATCAGGATCGCTTTAGGTAGAGTAAGTTCAGCTATACCCTTTTCTTGACAAGGCTGACCGGGCTGTCATACTGAATGGAAGCGTGAGACCATGTTCGACCGTCCGAATCCGGAAGCTGCGCGATGTCCTGGAAAGGCCTTTTAGCATTCATCCTTCTCCTAATATCGCACCAGATCCTGGTTGCCGCCTCCCTGATACTGGACGGCGGTGAGATCGACGGGCTTTTCATCGGGGAGTACCTCGAGTATCTCAGCGAGGAGGAGCTCTTTCCCCTAATCAGATCGGGCTGGTCGACGGAGAAAGAGTTCATAGAGGAGATCGCTTCCGGACACTT contains:
- a CDS encoding sugar phosphate isomerase yields the protein MDRKSEYIAFTNDTEVRRLAADEATRFLKEETQFQLGHLPTEQPHPYTEHFSTVVSQDAAEGVELLLQVDADIPAVARRTLLSPAYAHLVETIGTAVDGDRKICFSGCGSTGRLAMMLEEMWRQYWEDRAGAAPGEAARRGAAADSVLRKANQAVSIMTGGDRALIRAVENFEDFAGCGERQVADLGLESGDILIAITEGGETSSVIGTAEEGLRRGCEVFFVFNNPAGILTESVERSRRIIADPRVTVLDLFTGSMSLTGSTRMQATTMEMLVVGAALEEAFVRNEGKDVDTAYRLAQANCFAVLLHDLKTDTNLAAMGRLAQREADIYSRGGRITYLASRFLLDVFSDTTERSPTFMLPPFRPSDDTAAPDSWAFAKDPDRPSSQAWFDMLRRKPRGIDWTGEDYRNMGTSGNLELAPPSLGEEEIARYVIGNEPDASRSAVDPYLFLSITVGEAETAASDSAVLQIGPQRPAGNEVYHISLEFPESQILLWQHLAVKLVMNTVSTASMGIMGRIRGNWMVQLDPTNKKLIDRGSRIISHLSGIGYDEACYELHRSILARERFIAGGGQSTTSPVVDALDRLGVEG
- a CDS encoding serine hydrolase domain-containing protein is translated as MPVAAVMVSRGEVSLFEGYFGRYLGGDPLAHDSYTIDPEIAPATPQTLFDLASLTKVLATTPLVLQLVDEGRIALDSELGEVLEGLASRTARLTIDELLTHSSGLPALPDLWQGTDPDLPDPDKLHRKLYGIEPVAEPGTQIIYSCTGFIFLGELVRKLRKMDLPAIFDEFSGREQTASFALGYRPPPEKRNLCAPTEWCPWRRRRIAGEVHDENAYALGGAAGNAGLFGTLPAVHAHILSVWGGTLGISDRRARLKPATVRTATAPRKTLSLGASLQDRPVGSPERRGLGFQLAPKQWRRTTGLSSAAFGHTGFTGTSFWADPASGLLITSLTSRLYYGREQSSAGLHAYRAKLFRSALEKYSSP